Proteins encoded together in one Haloplanus vescus window:
- a CDS encoding PHP domain-containing protein, with product MRRYDLQVHTDASPCSRAAPEEIVTAAIEAGLDGVAITNHDTLDGYAEVVAQAPERLDIIPGVEVTTTQGHMLALGVSTVPPQADPCAVIDHIHEQGGVAVLSHPFDTFRESYIDSLDEIGDKVDAVEVTNSRCILPRFNRRAREFADRRGLSVTGGSDAHFAMEVGRAVTECSGPVLDAIQADETQAGGRGGYLSGHVATKLNDALAVLNV from the coding sequence GCGCTACGATCTGCAGGTACACACCGACGCGTCCCCCTGTTCCAGAGCCGCACCGGAAGAGATAGTTACTGCTGCCATCGAAGCGGGCCTCGATGGCGTCGCGATTACCAATCACGATACGCTTGACGGCTACGCGGAAGTGGTTGCTCAGGCTCCTGAACGACTGGATATAATTCCCGGTGTCGAAGTGACGACGACGCAAGGACATATGCTCGCTCTCGGTGTGTCGACGGTCCCGCCGCAAGCCGACCCCTGTGCCGTTATCGACCACATTCACGAGCAGGGTGGTGTCGCTGTTCTCTCACATCCGTTTGATACCTTCCGCGAGTCCTACATTGATTCACTTGACGAGATCGGCGATAAGGTGGACGCCGTCGAGGTGACGAATTCCCGGTGTATTCTCCCACGCTTCAATCGACGCGCTCGGGAGTTTGCTGACCGTCGTGGACTCTCCGTCACTGGTGGAAGCGATGCACACTTCGCGATGGAAGTGGGACGCGCTGTCACCGAGTGTAGTGGCCCGGTTCTCGACGCGATTCAAGCGGACGAGACGCAGGCTGGCGGTCGGGGTGGTTATCTGTCCGGTCATGTCGCGACGAAATTGAACGACGCACTCGCAGTACTGAACGTATGA
- a CDS encoding lysylphosphatidylglycerol synthase domain-containing protein has translation MTGYLAAIRRAVRSHGLWLTALLTVAVFLGLFAFGQAAAVADAIASLHPWRIGAVFGLVAMSYAIRFLKWEFYLRTLGIDVPPRRSFVVFVSGLMMVVTPGKAGVVWKAWFLRDLESIPVSRTAPIVGAERVTDLLALATFALLGLVVFQQSSTAVVVVTAVFVSGLVLLQW, from the coding sequence ATGACCGGCTATCTCGCCGCTATCCGGCGTGCGGTTCGGTCACACGGCCTCTGGCTGACCGCGCTCCTGACAGTTGCGGTGTTTCTGGGGCTGTTCGCGTTCGGACAAGCGGCCGCAGTCGCAGACGCAATCGCCTCGCTCCACCCGTGGCGGATAGGTGCCGTCTTCGGACTCGTGGCTATGAGCTACGCTATCAGGTTCTTGAAATGGGAGTTCTATCTTCGAACGCTCGGAATTGACGTCCCACCCCGCCGGAGCTTCGTCGTCTTCGTCAGTGGACTTATGATGGTCGTAACCCCCGGCAAGGCAGGCGTGGTGTGGAAGGCGTGGTTCCTGCGAGATCTGGAGAGCATCCCGGTCAGCCGTACTGCACCCATTGTCGGAGCGGAACGCGTCACCGATTTGTTAGCGCTCGCCACGTTTGCGCTCCTCGGGCTAGTCGTGTTCCAGCAATCGTCCACAGCTGTCGTCGTCGTGACGGCAGTATTCGTCTCTGGGCTAGTACTTCTTCAGTGGTAG
- a CDS encoding TVP38/TMEM64 family protein: MSPFSRQPLFALLAFTLLILLGAVGLWTSPTQLLDTIQSRHHHWTTILVVIFVLYLVRPFLLWPLSPFSVFVGYMYGVPAGLLVALCGTLFTSYPPYIVATHFRERSDYFAHFAERGAAVADTTGEVRGMIAARISPAPADAVSYTAGVAGVSTTTFAIGTLLGELPWALFYVLLGQSIHRFALGAISGTGVLFLVGASLASALILAQPAYRVARAYRDGEL, encoded by the coding sequence ATGTCGCCGTTCTCCCGACAACCCCTCTTTGCGCTCCTCGCGTTCACTCTCCTGATTCTTCTCGGAGCGGTCGGTCTATGGACCTCACCGACACAGCTGCTGGATACTATCCAGTCGAGACACCACCACTGGACCACCATTCTCGTCGTGATATTCGTGCTATACCTCGTACGACCATTTCTGCTGTGGCCGCTTAGTCCGTTTTCGGTGTTCGTCGGCTACATGTACGGTGTTCCGGCAGGATTGCTCGTTGCCCTGTGCGGCACGTTGTTCACCAGTTATCCGCCGTACATCGTGGCGACGCACTTCCGAGAACGATCAGATTACTTCGCTCACTTCGCTGAACGAGGCGCTGCCGTCGCCGACACAACCGGGGAGGTACGCGGAATGATCGCAGCGCGGATATCGCCTGCGCCGGCGGATGCAGTGTCGTACACTGCGGGTGTCGCCGGAGTTTCGACGACGACCTTCGCGATCGGGACATTACTGGGTGAACTGCCGTGGGCCCTGTTCTACGTTCTGCTCGGACAGTCTATACATCGCTTTGCATTGGGGGCAATCTCAGGGACTGGGGTCCTCTTTCTGGTCGGGGCATCGCTCGCTTCCGCACTGATTCTCGCACAGCCGGCTTACCGTGTGGCGAGGGCCTATCGAGACGGAGAGCTCTAA